AAAGAGATCGGCGAATAACCGGGGCATCATGACGACCGTGGTTAAGGCGGTCTGCCAACATGCCTTCGAGAACTTGGGCCTCGGCAAGATCACCGCCCACGTCTTCTCGTTCAACGACGCCTCAGTCAGAGTATT
The Planctomycetia bacterium genome window above contains:
- a CDS encoding GNAT family N-acetyltransferase, with translation MTTVVKAVCQHAFENLGLGKITAHVFSFNDASVRV